The following proteins come from a genomic window of Bradysia coprophila strain Holo2 unplaced genomic scaffold, BU_Bcop_v1 contig_138, whole genome shotgun sequence:
- the LOC119073192 gene encoding piggyBac transposable element-derived protein 4-like, translating to MAPRSKRTEKVAPEDFCNLLVESELEDSDDDEAECTFEQQSRRIRIGSQVLTLDEEQFVEDDSDEDDFEGWSSLDLLTNVNAAVTKTGIDQWKWTPKDKVKWGKGIVNKHNFEYQQTDDDDADEEYWSPLEYFSKYIPESIFDDMVTYTNLYAEQQDAKKWRPTDKAEMKIFIGLQIMMGNLKLPRIELYYSKELDLKMFTDSIPIYRFYLLRTNFHLIDVTTIPNNSSDKFIRVRPLMDSVRRRCLQLPLEEYLSIDEQMIPMRGRATKGVKQFVKNKPKIRWGIKNLAFRPNNILIIYKY from the exons ATGGCTCCTCGTAGCAAAAG GACCGAAAAAGTTGCTCcagaagatttttgtaatctaTTGGTAGAATCAGAATTGGAAGATAGCGATGACGATGAGGCAGAATGCACGTTCGAGCAACAGAGCCGACGTATTAGAATCGGCAGCCAAGTATTGACACTGGACGAGGAGCAATTTGTTGAGGACGATAGCGATGAAGATGATTTTGAAGGATGGTCAAGTTTGGATCTATTGACAAACGTGAATGCTGCTGTTACGAAAACTGGTATCGATCAATGGAAGTGGACTCCCAAGGACAAAGTAAAATGGGGTAAAGGAATCGTCAACAAACACAATTTCGAATATCAACAGACGGATGACGACGATGCAGACGAAGAGTATTGGTCACCTcttgaatatttttcgaaatatattCCAGAGTCAATCTTTGACGATATGGTGACATACACGAACTTATACGCAGAGCAGCAAGACGCTAAAAAATGGAGACCCACGGATAAGgcggaaatgaaaatttttatcggACTTCAAATTATGATGGGCAATTTGAAGTTGCCGCGGATCGAACTGTATTACAGCAAGgaattggatttgaaaatgtttacagaCAGCATTCCAATCTATCGCTTCTATTTGTTGCGAACTAACTTCCATCTGATCGATGTCACGACCATTCCGAATAACTCGTCCGACAAATTTATCAGAGTTCGCCCATTGATGGATTCGGTGCGACGACGATGTCTCCAACTGCCACTCGAAGAATATTTATCAATCGACGAACAAATGATACCAATGAGAGGCAGAGCTACGAAAGGAGTGAAGcagtttgtgaaaaataaaccAAAGATCCGATGGGGcatcaaaaatttg GCCTTTCGACCCAATAACATATTAATCATTTACAAATACTAA